In Pseudomonas sp. ADAK2, the genomic window CAATCCCGCCTTGAGCCAGCCCGCGATACCAGAATACAAAACCGATCAGCATGCTGAAGACCGATACATAAGCCAGGCTCAGCCACGCCGGTGTCGAAATGGTGGCGAACGAAGGCGGGGCCATGAGCACGGTCAGCAACGCCATGACCGGCAGCGACAGCACCAGCGCCCAACTGATCACCTGCCAGCCGCCCAGTGTTTTTGAAAGCTTCGCGCCTTCCGCATAGCCGAGGCCGCAGACGATGATCGCCAGCAGCATGAGCAGGTCGCCGGCCGGGGAAGCCGTCAGCCCCTGGGACACCGCGAAACCCACCACCAACAGGCTTCCCAATACAGAGAAAAACCAGAACACCGGCCGCGGCCGCTCACCGCCGCGCAACACGCCAAACACCGCGGTGGCGAGCGGCAACAGGCCGACGAAAACGATGGAATGCGCCGAGGTCACGTATTGCAACGCCAGCGCGGTCAGCAGCGGAAACCCCACCACGACGCCGATGGCGACGATGGCCAAGGGCAGCAGTTGATGTCTGGCGGGGCGCTTTTCCTTGAACAGCACCAACAGACAAAGCGCCAGCAGCCCGGCAATGGTCGCCCGGGCAACGGTCAGGAACACCGGATCGAATTCCAGCACGGCCAGGCGTGTCGCGGGCAGCGAGGCGCTGAAAATGATCACGCCGATCAGCCCATTGAGCCATCCGCTCGCGGTCCTTTCGGTGAACGGGGTTTGCAGCTTCGATGTCTGTTCCATGGCGAGGTCCGGCTCAATTTGCGGATATTCATCGTATGATCGAATATCACGACAATCAAAAAATCGTCATGGATACATTTCCGCATGCCTCGCTCACGGTACAAGACATTAGTGGATGCTTTTGCGGCTGATATCAGGTCGGGAAAACTGTTGCCGGGTACGCGATTGCCGACGCACCGCCAATTGGCGACGACGGAAGGGCTCGCGCTGGTGACCGCGTCTCGGGTTTACGCAGAGCTCGAAGCGATGGGCCTGGTCAGTGGGGAAACCGGGCGCGGCACATTCGTGCGGGAAACCTCATTGCCGCCGGGCTTGGGCATGGACCAGAAAGTCGTTGCCGTGGGCATGACCGATCTCAACTTCAACTACCCCTCGCTTCCCGGCCAGGCCGACCTGCTGCGCGGTGCGCTGCGTCAGCTCGCGTCGTCCGGTGATCTTGAGTCGTTGCTGCGCTACCAACCCCACGCGGGGCGTCTGCATGAACGCGCTTCGGTCGCCCGGCATCTGCGCACGCGAGGGCTGACGGTGGAGGCCGAGCAAGTGCTGGTGGTCAGCGGTGCCCAGCATGGGTTGGCGGTGACGATGATGGCGCTGCTGCAACCCGGTGACGTGATTGCCGCCGATGCGCTGACCTATTCGGGGTTCAAGGTATTGGCCGAGTCGCTGCATCTGGAAGTGCTGCCGATTCCGGTGCTCGACCACGGACCTGATCTGCAAGCCCTGGAGCGTCTGTGCCGCCAAAGACGGGTGCGCGCCGTTTACACGATGCCGACGATTCACAACCCGCTGGGATGGGTGATGGACGCTACTCAGCGTGAAGGCCTGGTGACGATTGCGCGCCAGCATGACCTGCTGATTATTGAAGATGCGGCGTACGCTTTTCTCGCCGAAAACCCGCCGGCACCGTTGGCGCACCTGGCTCCCGAGCGGACGGTTTACGTGTCCGGGCTGTCGAAAAGTGTCGCCACCGGGCTGCGCGTCGGCTTCATTGCCGCGCCCGTTGAAAAGGTGCCCGCACTGGAACGAGCGATCCGGGCGACCACCTGGAACACCCCCGGCGTATTGACGGCCATCGCGAGCACATGGCTCGACGACGGCACCGTCACACAGCTGGAAGCGGAAAAGCGTCTGGACGCGCAAGCCAGGCAATCGATGGCCCGGGAGGTGCT contains:
- a CDS encoding DMT family transporter translates to MEQTSKLQTPFTERTASGWLNGLIGVIIFSASLPATRLAVLEFDPVFLTVARATIAGLLALCLLVLFKEKRPARHQLLPLAIVAIGVVVGFPLLTALALQYVTSAHSIVFVGLLPLATAVFGVLRGGERPRPVFWFFSVLGSLLVVGFAVSQGLTASPAGDLLMLLAIIVCGLGYAEGAKLSKTLGGWQVISWALVLSLPVMALLTVLMAPPSFATISTPAWLSLAYVSVFSMLIGFVFWYRGLAQGGIAAVGQLQLLQPFFGLALAATLLHEQVSLGMLGVTVAVILCVAGARKFSK
- a CDS encoding aminotransferase-like domain-containing protein encodes the protein MPRSRYKTLVDAFAADIRSGKLLPGTRLPTHRQLATTEGLALVTASRVYAELEAMGLVSGETGRGTFVRETSLPPGLGMDQKVVAVGMTDLNFNYPSLPGQADLLRGALRQLASSGDLESLLRYQPHAGRLHERASVARHLRTRGLTVEAEQVLVVSGAQHGLAVTMMALLQPGDVIAADALTYSGFKVLAESLHLEVLPIPVLDHGPDLQALERLCRQRRVRAVYTMPTIHNPLGWVMDATQREGLVTIARQHDLLIIEDAAYAFLAENPPAPLAHLAPERTVYVSGLSKSVATGLRVGFIAAPVEKVPALERAIRATTWNTPGVLTAIASTWLDDGTVTQLEAEKRLDAQARQSMAREVLAGLPWVGHPSSYFLWLPLPEDARAEQIVVELMHEQVSVSTAEPFAISAHVPHAIRLALGSAEMGALRLALEKVKWVVGAYA